The genomic interval CCCTTGTCCATCCGCCCATGGTCCGATCCGATGCGATCTTCCCAGAAGACGGAGCGACATTCCCAGCTCTTTTCTTGTTGCCAAGGAAAGGACCCACCAGATATGTGTACCAATGCTCGTCTAGACTGCACGAATATCAGATCGTCGATGGACCGGCGATTCTATTAGAAGCAGAACCTGTTTGCGGTTTATACTCCGTTGGGTTTTGTTGTATTTCGGatgttttctctttttttttaagtccaatttttgttttttctttgatAATGAGTCGTGAATTTGATGCCCAGGTAGGGGCATTCGACGGAGATCGTTGACATGGCGCAAGTGGCGCGATTCTTTAAATCAGGTTGTGAAATTGTATTTATGAATGAGAGAGCCCGTGGCGAACCAATTAATGCCGCATACCAGAAAGAGTTTTacccacagccacagccagcACACATTCCGAACCCAAGTCGGGGTTCCCAGAACGTGCCCGTTACCGTTATTTGCGGCCGATCGGATCGACGAGCGCGAGAATGCACATTCCGAAGGATACGTGCGAAATGTGGGGGAAGTGCAACTGCGTCGCagcattgcgcatacgccacggAGGCCGGCTGGCATTTCCGCATGTGGGAATGCaacgaaagcgaaaagcaagtggtaaaaaaaaagcataacCAAAACGAATCTGgaaacgaaaccgaaaccgaaccCCACTCAGAATAAGAATaagaatcggaatcggaatcagagTCAGAAACGTAACAATCTGAACCCATAAAAAGTCGGCCGAAAGTGTGCATTGACCGAGAGAGCGGCTAAAAATACCCGAAAAAGAACGTAACACAAACGATCTGATAAAATAAGAATCAGAACGTACGACGATGACGCCCGATCCAGAACAACCGTTAAGTGCTCCTCCCCAAATGATGCTGCAACAGGgtgagcgaaagagagggcgaGAGCGCTGCCGAAAGAGACGGAGGCAGAGCCGAACGAAAACGAGAGGGAAAGTTCTTCACTTTCGCTTATACGAAAGTCAAGAATCCTAGAGGCCTAAACCATTGGAAATAATACATCAGTAAAAGTTCGGGAAAATCGTATAATTCCACTAAATATTCTTGTACATCTAATTTATGTGACATAATGTTAACCTATTCCTATTTCATTCAGAACACATCACTTTAtgtaaaaacataatattttaaaaacctttGAATGGAATGCCCTCAATATGAGCACTAAACTTGGCTGTTTATTTCTTTCTACAACCAGTTCTTAAGGAATGTTATGttatcaattaaaatccagTGGAATAAAACACCACGAGGTGCATTTGAATATTATTCAATACACAAATTTCTTAAGCTTTTAAATGTCTCGCCTTTCCATTGCACAACGAACCTGTCATTCTAGACTTTTATGTTGGCCTTAACGCTTTTTAGAACAACGTATAGTAAACAGTAGTAGAAAATAAAAGTACTAGTAGCGACTGAAAAAGAAGGTCAAgtcatatatatgtacataagtacTTAGATAATATTTTAGCATGTTCATGTTTTGTGAGACTAAAATAAAGAgatatttgcatttctctACCGCTTACTATAGGTAGGTTACCAATCACTGTTGTATTTCTTGAGCTCCAGTAGGAAACTCCAACCCCTCGCAACAGTATAAATCTTAAGTTGCTTAAATTCCACATACAATATTTGAATTGTTTTATGGGTCTGGTAAACTTGTTTATGGATCCCCATAAACATTAGAAGCTGCTAATCGTGCGCAGCTATCAAGAAGTGCGTTGCCCTGGTTGGAAAACCCCCGGCAACAAGGTTCAAGTTCTCACTCACTTTCACTGCCACCGGCGGCCGTCAAGTCAAACTATTACTACCTTATTACATTTCCAAGGTGTGTTGATAAGACGTTTAGACTGTTCAACTACCAGTATTTGCCATGGCTTTATCATGAGCCGGCCAGCATGTGGCTGTGAGTCAGAAAAAGCGAGACAATTATGTTGAAGTTCATTAAGATTCGGAGGCGGCGCCATGAAACTATAAATGCCAACTCTTAAGGTCTGACGTCCGTTGCGAGCCCcattgataaaaaatatatttctgaatGCCCGGCGCGCCCTGCCGCTTACGCAAAACtcctgcaaactgcaaacggATCCCGATCCCGAACCCAAAACCCCATACTCCATACCCAAGACCCAAGAAATCAGAAATCCCGATCCGCTCTCTCACCCCCCATTCGAAGTGAAGAGCGGCAGTCTGAGCGGCAACCGGCAACCTGAGCCGATCCGAAGCGCCGATCCTCGATTTTTGAAGCGCGTATAAAAGCTTGGCTACGTCGGCAATGAAAGCTCATTGTGCGCTCGCCACTCGTGATTATCAGGTAACGTCGATCGGACGGACGGGTTTACATTCAGCAAGTTTTTCGGTTTGcccgccaaaaaaaaacacgtaTACGTAGTGTTGCAGCCAGAGAGGTGCTCGAGGTGCCTTATTGATCTATTGAGGATTGTGATCCTAGAACGCCACTAAAATGAGTTCAAAGGTAAGTTCTAGATGACTAaggcaaatttatttgtttgaagAATCGATTTTCGGggggttttggttttattttgaaactattTCGGTTAGCTTATTtcaatagttttaaaaattgctcagctttaataaataatcataaaaatacTAAACATTTAGTTCCCATAATGGGCCATACTGCACTTATGTAGTCCTTTAAAtcatattttcattgattCAACCAAATGGTTGAACAAAATTGAACCTAGACACTTCCAGTATAAGGTGGACTTTTCCACATTAAGTGCCAAAATTTTCCAAGCAAATAACTGTCTTCTAAGAACACTCCactttaattacttaaattagCTTCGCGCCAGAAAGTGGGTGTGTATAATTAACAGGCTGTCAgctaaaaatatcaatataaacaaatgcgCTTTTGTTCTCCACGGGCAACAGCATAATGCCCGCACCGATTCCGATTCGTAttccgattcggattcagattcataTGGGGGAGCGAGTGCTAAACAGACTGGAGTGTCACCGCAAGgtgcgaaatgcgaaatgcaaaatgcggAAATGCCTACCTGCGAGGCGCATTACATAATTTCCACTTCAGCTCCGGCGCTCTGTAATGTCGGGGAAGTTTCGGTCATTAAAAGcggcaatttaattttaccaTTTGGCCGCGTCGACTTGCAAATGCGCTCCAGTTTATGTTTCGATCGTGAATCGATCGATATTGACCCAGTTAATGGGCGGCATAATCCGGTGCGTGGGAGTCGGCGACGTCATCCAGGCATCCCGTCGCCCGACACCCGGCACCCAGCTGTCGTCATCCGAAGTGGTTTATCCAGATGTGTCCAGAGATGCGATCCAGATTCGGATTGAAAAGCCAAAGCAGGGCAGAGTGCAGCCGGTTAGAGGATCGTTGTAACACTTATGCGATAAATTCTGAGCGTCAGCGATTTATAATTAGGCGCCGGCGGAGGCCGGTTGGGTGTTTAATTTGGAATACACTCATACTCACAGTTGTCTTGCCTTTCCTCCCGCTCCTCCTCCATTGCAGTTGAATATGTGCCGCtggatgctgctggtcctcgGAGTCTGCTGCCTGATGGGCAGCTCGTCGGGCAGCTTCTGCTCCCTGGAGCGGATGAAGAAGTTCGCGATGGAGGCCTGCGAGCACCTGTTCCAGGCGGACGAGGGTGGTCGTCGCGACAGGAGGTCCATTGGGTATCCGCACCACCATCTTAATGGAATTGGATGTAAGTATCAGCTCTTAGATCCTTCGATTTTCCATCATAGAATGTTCCTAGTTATCATCATGATCATAGTATAGTATCATAGTTATCAGATGATCAATTTGGAAGTTTGGTTCCAACTATAGAATAACGTAAAAAACTCAATGACAATATCCACCTTAGATCTGTAAGGAAAAGATTAAAATATTGGATTAGCGAGTTAATAAGGTCAGAGTGTCAGTCAACCCGACAATTGCATTCGGAACTGCATATCGAAAACACGTTTTATAAGTGTGTAGATTGCAATTAATACGCGCACTACGCCGGCATTTGCATAAAGCAGTTCCGATGCAAAAGTTAACCGATTTCAAGGCGCAGGTTCAAGATCAATTTGCTCACTGGCaatgttttccccttttcagCCGGCAAAACGGTCCACAAGCACCACTATATCAGCCGGAGCAGTTATCCAATGGGTGGCTACCTGAAGGTGACCGGGCATCACTTCAAGCGCCTCAGCGAACTGGACATCTTTCCGCGCTACAAGCCCATTAAGCCGCACCACGAGAAGAAGAATCGCTTCAAGAGGGATCACTCGAGCAGGTCCTACAACAACATCCCCTACTGCTGTTTAAACCAGTGCGAGGAGGAGTTCTTCTGCTAAGAGGTCTCCAGTGCCATGCTCCATGTCGGTGCCATCTGGTCAGAGTCTTCTGAATCCGTCCATAGTTATAGTTAGGTTATTGATGTACATTCTACAAGTCGCGCTCACTCTTATAGAGTACCTTATTTGTGCCCATGGACATGCTTCCATGGACACAAATCCATTTACAGTATTTATACACTTAGATCGATTTTGAATAAACAATCGAATACGGCAATTGATCGGAACTAAAGTAGTTTTTATGAAGACAAGTGtacaattaaaaatcattaaCAATCAGAATTTCACAGCATATAAGGCTTAGATGACGCTTATtcattaaaatcataaaatgtTACAAACTTGGACTTAAAAATTCCTAACATTATTACAATCGTAGTACAAGCGTCTCAATATGGCTGACAAATCTTTGTTCTATTACAAGCTATTAATCACTCAATGGTTTAAACATAATAACACCATAATTTGACTTAATAGGTCGTACATCTTAcgtgaaaacaaaaattacacccaataataaattaaacaatagaTTAAACAGACAGCTTGAGCCAGGGAATCAGCCTATATGGAGCTTATATAGTAGGCGCCCTTGCAAACGTTGCATTTGTACTTGCGGCAGTTCTTCTCGCTAACTGGCTCCAGAGATCGAAAGTATTTGGATACCACCATCAAGATATCCTCCCGGCGTCTTTGAAGCAAATCTTCGCCGAAATCATCAAAGGTTTTAACGCAATGCATTAGAATGCGATAGAGGACCGCCTCAGTAGACACGAACGTATTCAGCGAGCGATCAATGGAATCCACGTTCTCCTCTACGAAAGTGCGGGTCATCTGCATTAGGAGTTGTACTGCCTGATCGCTGAAGTACCTGGCCATGGCCTCCAAAACGTCCGTTAAGCTGGCCAGATTGCCGATATGCTCCACGAATTTTCTGCCGAATTTCTGCGCCAGCACATCCATATTGATCAGCATCTGCCCGCCACTGCTGAGGCTCAGTATTTGGGGCAACAAAGTGGTGGCCACTGTGAGTCCCTGACTTAGATGCGAGTTGATATTGTGAAGGCTGAGGAGTGCCTCCTTAAAAGGAATTTCGTTTAGGGTTCTCACAATATCAAATTGGCCAGCTTCATTGTGGAGCTTCACTGTTTCCTGGGAGATTCGATCAAAGACTTTTCTGTTGATACAAGAATGATGAGGGAAACTATGTGATTACCTGGTGGGATTAACTTGCCTGGATTGATTTCGAAGTGCTCGCCTCAAGGAAGACCCGTTGGTAGCCTTGGAAGCGATGCGCATATTGTTGATTGAATGAGTGAATATGACCAAGTGCGAGGCCATCTGCAGCATGTCCAAGCTGTTTATGGCTTGATTATCACCAAGTTTCTGAGAAAGCGAAATGAAGTAATAAAatagtgtatttttttaagGATGGATCCTTACCAAATACAGATCATAAACACCACTGGCTACACCCGTTCCGGCGATGACCACTGAGGCTCCATTTATCCCCCTAACGGCCAACTGAGCAGCGGGATTAACTTTGTACCCGGCTCCTGCAGCGGTGGACAGAGCTTTAGTGGCCCCGGTGGCACCCAGACCCACAACGCCACCTGCTACGCCCAACCAAGAGCTGCGTGCCTCGGTATCCGTAATGCAGGTGGACTGCCCGTGCCGTCGGCGATCAATGAGATGGGAAGCAGAGCGCAGGGTGCTGTAGATTCcggtggccacgcccacagcggTGGCGGCAATCACGAGGGGAGCGCCCAGAGGCACAGCCAGAGCTGCCGCCGCCGGAACAGTGGACACCAGGCTACCCACAGTGGCGACTTTATCGCCAGCATTCAGTAATTTATATCTGGCGCGCGCTGCAGGCGTTGGGTGGACCATCAACTGGACGCCCGGCTCCTCGTCACCGGTGAACGTGTAAATTCCTTGGCTAGGGGCGATCATTAAGCCCTTGGGCAGAGTGTTCCGGAAGACGAACTGCTCCCAATTGGAGTACACCCGTGCATTTTCGTCTACAAAAATCATGCAGCAGGCGGCGCTGTTCTCGCCCTTCATGCAGCGCCGGGTGCGAAAAACGGGGTGACAGGAATAGTTGGTGGACTGTAGGGCCGATTCCGGGTCTGTATCCGGCGTGACCAGCACGTAAATAATGGCGGAGAGCAATGTGCCGTTGGTGTAACAACGCTGCTTCCAAATATTCCGGAAAAGCTGCTCCCGCTTTCGTTGAATCGCCTTGACATTGCGGTCGTCATCCTCGCAAATGAGGCTATCTATCTTTTGCTTGAGAACATCCCCTTGATCTGGAGCTAATCTGTAGGTTATGTACTGTTTTACCAGGTACGATTATTCAAGTAATTGCATAACATACGAATCCCAAATAATTTCCGAACGCAGCCCACTGCTGAAGCCAAAATCCCTTTGCACTTCGTACGCAGTGCGAGAATTTTGagtattttctgttttctcCATGTCATAAAACTTCTATATTTTAGAAATCCTTGCACTATTCATCTGCAGCGAAAGTTTAATACACTTACTTTAATTTAGAGACTGTAGTATAGTGGGAAATCAATGTTAAAATGTTTCTTTCGTTTCCATGACAATTCAACAAAGCTGGCGCCAAATTATCGAGAGCTAATCGATGTTCCAAGCTCCACGATATAAATTTATCAATCGATACCGcgtaattttaaataatacattttgaaaATACTATATTTATTACACTGTAGATACTCATAATTTTACCGTACgattattcaatttatttagttaGCATGTGCAATATCATTGGACTTAGAGTAAATTACTCTTGAAATTCCCTTTAATGACCTCAATATG from Drosophila yakuba strain Tai18E2 chromosome 3L, Prin_Dyak_Tai18E2_2.1, whole genome shotgun sequence carries:
- the LOC6534370 gene encoding uncharacterized protein LOC6534370; translated protein: MEKTENTQNSRTAYEVQRDFGFSSGLRSEIIWDSLAPDQGDVLKQKIDSLICEDDDRNVKAIQRKREQLFRNIWKQRCYTNGTLLSAIIYVLVTPDTDPESALQSTNYSCHPVFRTRRCMKGENSAACCMIFVDENARVYSNWEQFVFRNTLPKGLMIAPSQGIYTFTGDEEPGVQLMVHPTPAARARYKLLNAGDKVATVGSLVSTVPAAAALAVPLGAPLVIAATAVGVATGIYSTLRSASHLIDRRRHGQSTCITDTEARSSWLGVAGGVVGLGATGATKALSTAAGAGYKVNPAAQLAVRGINGASVVIAGTGVASGVYDLYLKLGDNQAINSLDMLQMASHLVIFTHSINNMRIASKATNGSSLRRALRNQSRKVFDRISQETVKLHNEAGQFDIVRTLNEIPFKEALLSLHNINSHLSQGLTVATTLLPQILSLSSGGQMLINMDVLAQKFGRKFVEHIGNLASLTDVLEAMARYFSDQAVQLLMQMTRTFVEENVDSIDRSLNTFVSTEAVLYRILMHCVKTFDDFGEDLLQRRREDILMVVSKYFRSLEPVSEKNCRKYKCNVCKGAYYISSI
- the LOC6534369 gene encoding uncharacterized protein LOC6534369 produces the protein MSSKLNMCRWMLLVLGVCCLMGSSSGSFCSLERMKKFAMEACEHLFQADEGGRRDRRSIGYPHHHLNGIGSGKTVHKHHYISRSSYPMGGYLKVTGHHFKRLSELDIFPRYKPIKPHHEKKNRFKRDHSSRSYNNIPYCCLNQCEEEFFC